In the Balaenoptera ricei isolate mBalRic1 chromosome 1, mBalRic1.hap2, whole genome shotgun sequence genome, CGTGACATGGATAAGAGTGGAGGGAACGGGACAAGACAGGGCTCTGAATCAGACTGGAATGTGCCTGTCCACCCTTCTGCTCCCAAGCCTTGTCAATCTGCACAAGCTAATTACCGTTTGTATGACTGTTTCCTCAAGTCTTCCTCAAGGAAGATTCCAAGTCTCCCTATCATTGTTATAAGGACCAAATGAGGAGACATCTCTGTACTTATGaactgtgtgacctcgggcaagtcactCGACCTCAgttcctctcctgtaaaatggagaggatTGTGGTGGCCAGGAATCAGAAAGTGTCCAGCAGATGctcaaactgaggcccaggaggctGGTGTCACTCTGCCTTTGCCATCAGGTCACTTGCTGTGCTCCCCGTCCTTAGCCCTGACCACACCCAGCCCTGACTGCCCTGTCTCTCCCACCAGCACAAGGATGACAAAGCCATAAACAAGATCATGGAGGACCTGGACACAGATGTAGACCAGCAGATGGACTTCGAGGAGTTCCTTATGCTGGTGGCCAAGCTGACGGAAGCCTCCCACGAGGAGATGCACAACACGGCGCCCGAAGGTCCAGGCCACAGTCACGGGCCAGGCTTCAAAAAGGGTGGTTCAGGCCCATGCCCCAGCAAGGTTACCCAAAGCCCCTGCCATGGAGa is a window encoding:
- the S100A9 gene encoding protein S100-A9; this encodes MSQMESSIETIINIFHQYSVRLQHPDTLNHKEFKQLVEKELPNFLKHKDDKAINKIMEDLDTDVDQQMDFEEFLMLVAKLTEASHEEMHNTAPEGPGHSHGPGFKKGGSGPCPSKVTQSPCHGDHSHSHSHGNHGHSH